The following coding sequences are from one bacterium window:
- a CDS encoding PAS domain S-box protein, whose product ALRIIIDEAWALGEADESQLLEFGAKLARFAAKHEASVMSVYSRRKLNPETILSAIKTHPIVVAGGFVCKNFYYVPPDEFARTAGRGSEVARLLENLLERQQVQTNLEDARSSLESKVEKRTKELADANKKLLAEMEERKRREKEVRTANELLERIFSTTNMLLAYLDREFRYIKVNRAFADYSCKKPGDLTGARHFDIFPDAEMEAKFKEVINFGTPIVGLGERLEFPSKEFDSPRYWDFDVIPVKDSRNKVEGALFCLVDVTERVIAELGLRELTEHLDELVKTRTEELARSEERYRTLAENSPLGVYRTTPDGKILYCNPAILRMLGYSSFEEAANRNLEEEGLEPQYSRADFKHALETQGSIVGLESAWKTKDGNTIFVRENAKAIRDKQGKVIYYDGTVEDITRRKAAEDALLKSERLLKTSLNAMEEWVHVIDSGRTVIYASESLRRMLASAGMNDKIDGLALRDALPFVTDDTMDEYSLVFETGTPQMTSDRIALGDSVFVAEIKKVPVSNGGKVDTVVTVFRDITKHVLAEETRRESEERYKKLVDTSIDAIVVHCEGKIVFANPAAAQLFGAKSPDDLLGMAALDLAHPDGREAILQKRRILESGGFVGPTEGRFVRLDGAPIDVEVTAASTTFGGRLAIQMMIRDISGRKLAARKSETQFRTIINALKDSVFLVDNSGVVLEVNDAACKLRNISRADLIRRSVFFGLEERLAESRRKRLEDCVRSGQPVFFEDTRDDIFFENHLYPILDDDGKTTSVVIYAHDATERKRADWEKDSLIRELTAAITEIKTLKGLIPICASCKRIRDDAGFWQQIESYVEQHSGAEFSHSLCPACAKTLYPELYAESEGEGGGNEGF is encoded by the coding sequence TATGCAAAAATTTTTATTACGTGCCCCCCGATGAATTCGCCCGGACCGCGGGACGCGGAAGCGAGGTGGCCCGTTTGCTCGAAAACCTGTTGGAGCGCCAGCAGGTGCAAACCAATCTCGAGGATGCGCGCAGCTCGCTGGAATCTAAGGTGGAAAAGCGCACGAAAGAACTGGCCGACGCCAACAAAAAGCTGCTTGCGGAGATGGAGGAACGCAAACGGCGGGAAAAGGAAGTCAGGACAGCCAACGAGCTTCTCGAAAGAATATTCTCGACCACGAACATGCTCCTGGCATACCTCGATAGGGAATTTCGTTATATAAAAGTTAATCGCGCTTTCGCGGATTACAGTTGCAAAAAGCCCGGCGACCTGACAGGTGCCCGGCACTTCGATATTTTCCCGGATGCGGAAATGGAAGCAAAATTCAAAGAGGTCATCAACTTCGGCACGCCGATTGTCGGCCTCGGCGAGCGGCTGGAATTTCCGTCCAAGGAATTCGATTCCCCCCGTTATTGGGATTTCGACGTCATACCTGTCAAGGATTCAAGAAACAAAGTGGAAGGCGCGCTTTTCTGCCTTGTAGACGTCACCGAGCGCGTCATCGCGGAGCTCGGCCTTAGGGAGCTGACGGAGCATTTGGACGAGCTCGTCAAAACCAGAACCGAAGAGCTGGCTCGAAGCGAGGAAAGGTACAGGACGCTTGCCGAAAACTCCCCGCTTGGGGTGTATCGCACGACTCCGGACGGCAAAATTTTGTATTGCAATCCGGCGATTTTGCGTATGCTGGGCTATTCCTCTTTCGAGGAAGCCGCGAACCGAAATCTTGAAGAAGAAGGCTTAGAACCGCAGTATTCGCGGGCGGATTTCAAGCATGCGCTTGAAACACAAGGCAGCATTGTGGGGCTGGAATCCGCCTGGAAAACCAAGGACGGCAACACCATTTTCGTGCGCGAGAACGCGAAAGCGATCCGCGATAAGCAAGGCAAGGTCATTTACTACGACGGAACCGTCGAGGACATCACGCGGCGCAAGGCTGCGGAAGACGCGTTGCTAAAGTCCGAGCGGCTGCTGAAAACCTCCTTGAACGCGATGGAGGAATGGGTTCATGTGATAGACAGCGGCCGTACGGTGATTTACGCCAGCGAAAGCTTGAGGCGGATGCTTGCTTCCGCGGGAATGAACGACAAAATAGATGGGCTGGCATTGCGCGATGCACTGCCGTTCGTAACCGACGACACGATGGACGAGTACTCGCTGGTATTCGAAACCGGCACTCCCCAGATGACCTCCGACAGGATAGCGCTTGGGGACAGCGTTTTCGTGGCGGAAATAAAAAAGGTGCCTGTATCAAACGGGGGAAAAGTGGATACGGTTGTGACCGTATTCAGGGATATCACCAAGCATGTGCTTGCGGAAGAAACCAGGAGGGAGAGCGAGGAGCGCTACAAGAAACTTGTGGATACATCCATCGACGCAATCGTTGTGCATTGCGAAGGCAAAATCGTCTTTGCGAATCCGGCGGCCGCCCAACTTTTCGGTGCGAAATCGCCGGACGATCTTCTTGGAATGGCCGCTCTCGATTTAGCGCATCCCGACGGGCGGGAGGCGATATTGCAAAAGAGGCGGATTCTGGAATCCGGCGGTTTCGTCGGGCCTACCGAAGGCAGGTTTGTTAGGCTTGATGGAGCACCGATCGATGTCGAGGTCACCGCCGCCTCGACAACCTTCGGAGGCCGGCTAGCGATTCAGATGATGATCCGGGACATTTCGGGCAGAAAGCTCGCGGCGAGGAAAAGCGAAACGCAGTTCAGGACGATAATCAACGCACTCAAAGATTCCGTGTTCCTTGTGGACAATTCTGGCGTTGTGCTTGAAGTCAACGATGCGGCCTGCAAACTAAGAAACATCTCCCGCGCTGATTTGATCAGAAGAAGCGTGTTCTTCGGCCTGGAAGAGCGGCTTGCGGAATCGCGGAGAAAAAGGCTGGAAGATTGCGTTCGAAGCGGTCAGCCGGTTTTTTTCGAGGATACAAGGGACGACATATTTTTCGAAAACCATCTGTATCCGATTTTGGACGACGACGGCAAAACCACAAGTGTGGTGATTTATGCACACGACGCCACCGAGCGGAAACGGGCGGATTGGGAAAAAGACAGCCTGATACGCGAGCTGACCGCGGCAATAACGGAAATCAAGACCCTCAAAGGGCTAATTCCGATCTGCGCGTCCTGCAAGCGCATCCGCGACGACGCGGGATTCTGGCAGCAAATCGAATCGTACGTCGAGCAGCACTCCGGAGCAGAATTCAGCCACAGCCTGTGTCCCGCGTGCGCAAAGACGCTCTATCCGGAATTGTACGCGGAAAGCGAAGGAGAAGGCGGCGGGAATGAAGGATTTTGA